From the Thermosynechococcus sp. genome, the window GGCAATGTCAAGCTGGCACGGATTAGCCCTGCGGGCGATCGCGTGGGTCTGCTCAATGACAAGGGCGAAATTTCCCTGTGGCGTATCGAGCCCCAAAAACTCGTTCTTGAGCGGCGTTTGCCTGCTCTGCCCATCAACAACTTCCGCTTTAGTCCAGAGGGGCAGGAGGTGGCAGCCACCACAACCACAGGGGAGATTCTGCGCTGGAGTCTCACCGGTGAATTACTGGCAACACTGACGACACCTGGCCAGACTATTAATAGCTTGAGTTACGCGCCAAGGGGCGATCGCTTGGCCACTGCCGATGAGGAAGGCTGGATTCGGATTTGGTCCCGTCAGGGGAAACTGCTCCAAGAATGGCAAGTCCAAGCCGATCTTCCCGTTCCCCAGACTAGTTTGACGTATCTTAGCACTGGTCAACTGGCAACGGTGGGCAAAGATGGCACCCTTCGCCTTTGGAACACCAAAGGGCAACAAATCAATCAATGGCGCGTCAGTGCGGCTCCAGTGTATTTTGTGGGCACATCTGCGGTGGGCTATCGTTTATTGACCCTGAGCACAGATAACACCATGCGTCTGTGGCAGCCAACAGGTGAATTGATTGCTGAGTTGAGAAGTCATGAACGCCTGATCAATACGGTCAGCTTTAATCGAAAGGGGTCAGTCCTCCTCAGTAGCGATCGCGGGGGGCAAATGACGCTGTGGTACCTCGATCATTACCGCACGGAACACTGGCTTGCCAATCAAGAAAGTATTTGGACAGTGGCCCTCGATCCTCCGGCAGCCACGCTGGTCACAGGCGGCAAAGATGGCCGCGTCAAGCACTGGCGAAGGGATGGCACCCTTCTCGCCACCACCCCAGTTCTCGATCTCCAAGGCATCAACCAAGTGCTCTTTAGTCCCAGTGGTCAACGGGTGGCGATCGCCACCAAAGGGGGAAAATTGGTAATCTGGAACCTGGCAGATCAGTCCCAACAGACTTGGCAACTCCCCATCAAGGTTCCGCTCTACACCCTGTCTATGGATCCCCAAGGGCGGTACTTGGCGGCAGGCGATGAAAAGGGCACCATTTATCTCGTTAGCCTCCAGCGGCCAGAGAAAATTCAACAGCGCCAAAGTGCAGGTGAAATTTGGAGCCTCAGCTTTCATCCGGCACTCCCCCTGCTCGCGAGTACGGGATCTACGGGCACAATTGAGGTCTGGAATTTTGAGAGCAATCGCCTTGCCTATCGCCTGAGCCCTGGTGCAGGATGGCTTGCCAGTCTTGAATTCAGTGCTAATGGCCAATTCCTCGCGGCGGCTGGTGAAAGCGGCTCAGTCTATTTGTGGTCAATTCACGACCAAAATCCCCCCAGCAATCCCCGTGTGTTTCGTGCTCACCAGCGGAGTATTGTGAGTCTCAGCTCTGAGTCCTGATGGTGAAATGATTGCCACTGCCTCCCCCGATCGCAGCGTGCGGGTTTGGAACCAAAAAGGCCAGCTCATTATGCTGATTGACCGCATTTCTGCCATTCCCTACAGCATTGATGTGAGTGGCCGCGATCAACTCTATGTGGCGATCGGTACTGAGGATGATGAGGTCTGGATTAGCCCGCTGGCCACCCTAGGACAGTTACTAACAAGCGCCTGTGATTGGCTCAAGGACTACCGTCAACAAAATCCCACTGTTGTGCAAGTCTGTCCCTAGACACTTGCCAGGGAGGCAAGGGGATTCGGAACCTCCTCGCTGGTGAATTGCCCCATGAGGACGTACTCCAAGCGCAGCTTTAGCCATTGGATAAATTGCTGATTAGTAGAGATAATGGCTGCGGCAGGCTGCGGACAACGCGCCTTCTGTTCAGCAAACTGGGGTTGCTCTAAAAAGACAGGCTCTGGCACGAGCCAAAAATCAATCTCTTTACCCTGCTCCCGGTAGTGACGCTGCCGCTCGCGAAACACTTCCTCAAGGGGTTCTTCCTCAGTTAAAAACTTTTTGCTTGCGAGAATGTAATAGTACGTTGCCATAAAGATCTATGCAAAACCACAACATATTCTATGCTGTCTCCAGCTTACCATAGGGGGAATCCCTGCTGCCATAACCCTCTAGTTCTGAAGTTTTCTGAAGTTTCTGGTCGGAGCGATCGCTCTAGGGAACCCATGCGCCGCAATTCCCTCTTTTACCAACTATTTGCCCAACTGCCCCAAACCCTCTTTGACCTGTTGGGCAAAGACATCCCTCAGGGGTATCGTTTTGACTCAGTCGAGCTGAAGCAAACCGCCTTTCGCATCGATGGCGTCTTTGTGCCCCCTGACCCTGCGGGCACGGTCTATTTCTGTGAGGTGCAGTTTCAGCGGGATAACACCTTCTATGAACGCTTCTTTGCGGAGATTTTTCTCTATCTGCGCCTGTATCGCTCCACCTTTGCGGACTGGCAAGCGGTGGTGATTTATCCCAATCGGCAAACGGAGCAAGAGTCTTTTGACCCCTATGACCTGTTGGTCCATAGTCCGCGCCTGCGCCGCGTCTATCTCAATGAATTGGGGTCGCCGGAGAGCTTGCCCTTGAGTGTGGGGTTGATGCAATTGATGGTGCTGCCTGAGGCAGAGATGCCGCGAGTGGCGAGGTTACTGGCTGAGCGCACGCAGGGGGAAGCAGCCCCAAAGTCAGCAGTCATAATAGAGTTAATCACGACGATTGTGTTGTACAAGTTCACGGAGCTGAGTCGGGAGGAGGTGTTGCGGATGTTGGGGTTTACCACTGAGGAACTGAAGCGGACACGGTTTTATCGGGAGGTGTATGCTGAGGCGCGGGCAGGAAGGATTACAAGAGGGAAAACAAGAGGGACGAGAAGAAGGACTTCAGGAAGGCTTGCAGCAGGGATTACAACAGGGATTGCAACAAGGCTTACAACAAGGATCACAAGGATGCAACAAGGACAGCAACAAGGAGAAGTGCTAGTTGTCTTGCGCCAGTTAAGGCGGCGGTTTGGGAGTGTGCCTAGCGAGCTTGAAGAACGCATTCGTCACCTCTCTCCCAATCAACTCGAAGCTTTGGCAGAAGCACTTCTAGACTTCACTGACCTAGAGGCAGTATTTGCGTGGCTAAATCGCTCTGCCTAACAATACCGCCTCGATTGCTGATCAATTGCGATGACAGGCCCTAGCCCCAAAAGGGGTAACATCCGCTGTTAAAATTTGTGATGGGTTATCCATACGTGCAGCATTTTTGCCCTTAGGAGAGAACTGATTTGAGCGAAGCAGCCGTTGCCATTGTCACTGGTGCCTCACGGGGAATTGGTCGGGCGATCGCCCTCGAATTGGCAAAGGAAGGAGCCACTGTGGTTGTCAACTACGCCCGTTCTGTTGAGGCGGCCCTTGAAGTGGTTCAAATGATTGAACAACAAGGGGGGACAGCGATCGCGATCGCTGCCGATGTGTCTGTCCCTGAGCAGGTCGATGCTCTCGTAGCCAAAACCGTAGAAACCTATGGCCGTGTGGATGTACTGGTCAACAATGCCGGTATTACCCGCGACACGCTGCTGCTGCGTATGAGCCTCGAGGACTGGCAGGCGGTGATTAACCTGAACCTGACAGGGGTTTTTCTGTGTACCCGGGCGGTGAGTAAACTGATGCTCAAGCAAAAGCGGGGACGGATTATCAACATTGCGTCGGTGGCAGGGCAAATGGGCAACCCCGGCCAAGCCAACTACAGTGCCGCCAAAGCTGGTGTGATTGGGTTTAGCAAAACCGTGGCCAAAGAACTCGCTAGTCGAGGTATTACCGTCAATGCCGTTGCCCCCGGCTTTATTGCCACTGAGATGACAGCTGGACTCAAAGCAGAGGAGATTCTTAAATTCATTCCCCTAGGACGGTATGGCGAACCCACAGAAGTGGCGGGGATGGTGCGCTTTTTAGCCTTGGATCCGGCAGCCGCCTACATTACGGGGCAAGTCTTCAATGTGGATGGTGGTATGGTGATGGCCTAGGCGCCTTGGAGTAGTGCAGCAACCCATGACCAACGCGATTACCCTCCCCAGTCAATACGATCCCAAGCAAACGGAGGCCAAGTGGCAACAGCTCTGGGAAAGCAGTGGTGTCTTTCACGCGGACCCCAACCACCCTGGTAAACCCTATTGCATTGTCATTCCGCCTCCTAATGTCACCGGTAGCTTGCACATGGGGCACGCCTTTGAGCATGCCCTGATTGATGTTCTGATTCGCTATCACCGCATGATTGGCCGCAATGTTCTCTGGCTGCCGGGGACAGACCATGCCAGTATTGCCGTTAGCACGATTTTGGATCAACAGTTGCAGGCGGAGGGCACCAACCGCTTTGCCTTGGGACGGGAGGCCTATCTAAAGCGAGCTTGGGCATGGAAAGAGTCCTCAGGGAAGACAATTGTCGGCCAAATTCGCCGCTTGGGGCTGTCGGTGGATTGGTCGCGGGAACGCTTTACGATGGATGAGGGGCTGTCGCGGGCAGTTCTTACAGCTTTTAATCAACTTTATGAAGCAGGACTCATCTATCGCGGTAAGTATTTAGTAAACTGGTGTCCCTCCAGTCAATCGGCGGTCTCGGATTTAGAGGTAGAAAACCGTGAGGTGCAGGGGCATCTCTGGCATTTGCGCTATCCCCTGACGGATGGGTCAGGGTATTTGGAGGTGGCCACAACCCGTCCGGAAACAATGCTGGGGGATACGGCAGTGGCGGTTCACCCAGAGGACGATCGCTATCGCCATTTGATTGGCAAAACACTGCGCCTGCCGCTTATGAATCGGGAGATTCCGATTATTGGGGATCCCTTGGTGGACCCCACCTTTGGCACCGGCTGTGTCAAGGTCACTCCTGCTCACGATCCCAATGACTTTGTCATGGGGCAACGCCATCGCCTACCGATGATTAACCTGATGAACAAAGATGGCACGCTCAATGAGAATGCCGGTGAGTTTGCGGGTCTGGACCGCTTTGTGGCTCGTAAACAGGTGGTGGCTCGTCTAGAGGCGGAGGGCTTTTTGGTGCGGGTGGAGGACTATAAGCACACCGTTCCCTATAGCGATCGCGGCAAAGTCCCCATTGAACCGCTGCTGTCTACCCAATGGTTTGTGAAAATTCGTCCCTTGGCGGATGCCGCCCTCAAAGCCTTAGATAGACGGCATTCCCCTCGCTTTATTCCGGATCGCTGGGCAAAGGTCTATCGGGATTGGCTAGTGAACTTGCGGGATTGGTGTATTTCACGACAACTGTGGTGGGGGCATCAAATTCCCGCTTGGTACGTGGTCAGTGAAACCGAGGGCGAAGTGCGCGATGATACTCCCTTTGTGGTGGCAATGAATGAGACGGCTGCCCGCGCCAAGGCAATTGCCCAATTTGGCGAGGACATTGAACTCCAGCAGGATCAAGACGTATTGGATACGTGGTTTTCCTCTGGCCTATGGCCCTTTTCTACGTTGGGTTGGCCTGATGATACGCCAGACTATCGCCGCTATTACCCCAACACCACCCTTGTTACTGGGTTTGACATTATCTTTTTCTGGGTGGCACGGATGACAATGATGGGTCAGTACTTCACAGGTAAAATCCCCTTCCGTGATGTCTATATCCACGGCTTGGTGCGGGATGAAAACAACAAAAAAATGTCCAAGTCCGCCAATAATGGCATTGACCCACTGATTTTAATTGAAAAATACGGCACTGATGCGCTGCGCTATAGCTTGGTCAAGGAAGTCGTGGGCGCTGGTCAGGATATTCGCTTGGCCTACAACCGCAAAACCGATGAGTCGGCAACCGTCGAGGCGGCGCGCAACTTTGCCAACAAACTTTGGAATGCCTCCCGCTTTGTGCTGCTGAATCTAGAGGGACAAACCCCCAGCCAGTTGGGAACCCCGCGACGCCAGGACTTGACCACTAGCGATCGCTGGATTCTCAGTCGCTACCATACAGCTATTCAAACCACCCGCGAGCGCATTGAAAGCTATGGGCTGGGAGAGGCGGCCAAGGGACTCTACGAATTCATCTGGGGAGATTTTTGCGACTGGTACATTGAACTGGTGAAACCTCGTTTACAAGGGGAAAACGCCAAAGCCAAGCGCACTGCTCAGCAAGTACTGGCCACGGTGCTCGATGGCACCTTGAAGCTGCTCCATCCTTTCATGCCCCACATTACAGAGGAAATTTGGCACACGCTGCATCAGGTGGGAGATAGTGAAGTTTTAGCGGTACAACCCTACCCGAAAGTGAATCGCCGCGCCATTGACCCTGAGCTTGAAGCCCAATTTAGTCTTTTGATTGAAACCATCCGCACAATTCGGAATCTGCGGGCAGAGGCAGGGATTAAGCCGGCATTGTATATTGCCGCCCTGATTGAGGCAAGTGCTGAGGAAGCATCCATCTTCAAAGCTGGAGCTGCTGATATTCAACACTTGGCTCGCCTCGAGTCCTTAACCATTGGCACTGGGCTGCAAATTCCACAGCAGGTCTTTAGTGGTGTTGTTGGCAAGAGCGAGGTGCTCATTCCCCTAGCGGGGGTCGTAGATCTGGAGGCCTTGGTAACGAAGCTCCAGAAGGAGGGCGATCGCCTCAGGAAAGACATTCAATCTTTAACAGCTCGCCTCAACAACCCTAATTTTGTCAACAAAGCCCAGCCAGAGGTGGTTGCTACGGCCCAGGCACAATTGGCTGCCGCCCAACAGCAACTGGCAATTATTGAGCACCGACTCCAATCCTTGGGTGTCGATGACAAAAGCCAACCCTGACAAGTAAAAAAGGCACAGCCAGCTCTCGTGTCGAGATCGCTGGCCTGTCAAACGCAGCGGGATGACTAGGGGGGTGTTTCCCCCCTAGTCTGCAATTCAACTGTAATGAAATCTCAGCTTTAATAGCGATAACCGCTGTAGCCGCTGTTAGTCTGATTGGGCTTATAGACAATAAAGCCCATCACTTGGCACTGCTTGATATTGTCAAAGGCAACAACACGAATGAAGCAGTTGGGATATTCCGAGCGGCACTGCTGCACTTCATTCAGCACCTCTTGGGCATTAGTGCAGTTAAACAGCGGCAGTTTCCACATTGTCCAGTAGTGGGTTTCGGCATCGGAAGTCTCATTGAACTCCACACAGGGGTGATAGCCCTGATCAATCGCGTACTGGATTTGGCGAGCAATTTGGGCATCACTGAGGGGAGGCAGGTAGGAGAAGGTTTCGTAACGACGCTCTTTAGGCAGTGTCTTCATAGCTTCCTCAATTGGTTCACAGTCAACAAACTATTCAGGGGTTTCTGGGTTGCTGCCCTCAACATTGGCTTCAGAGACTTGGGTCATCCGCTCCAGTTGTTGACAGCGCTGTTGCAAGTTGGCCTGCTGGATGCCCGCACGTAGCATTTCCGGTAGATAGTCCGCCACCATTTCCGCGAGATGTTCGCGTACTGTGAGAATGCGAAAACCGAGATCGGGCTGTTGGCGAAAGAGGGCTTCCAAGTAACGTTCACCATCTTGGACACTTTCTTGACTCGTGAACTGGTGTAGCCAGAGGGATCGCGGTGGATCAGTTTCGGCCAGTTGCCCAATCACGGTTCGCACCGCCTGATAGGTGAGATAACTAATCAGGGTTTTGGTGGTTTGCTTGGCAATGTGCTTGACATCCATAGACCTACGGGGAAATCGTTGCCTTAGCTCCGATTGAACCCCAACTCCACCAGCTAGATCGTGTCTTGCGCTTCAAACTCGAACTTGATTTCTTTCCAGAGTTCGCAGGCAGCAGCCAGTTCCGGACTCCAGCGAGCTGCTTCGCGGATAATGTCGCCGCCTTCGCGCACGAGGTCACGACCTTCGTTACGAGCTTGGATACAGGCTTCCAGGGCAACCCGATTTGCAGTTGCCCCCGGTGCATTCCCCCAAGGGTGACCCAAGGTACCACCACCAAATTGCAGCACTGCATCATCACCGAAGATGTCCACGAGGGCAGGCATGTGCCAAACGTGAATCCCACCCGAGGCCACAGCCATCACACCGGGCATCGAGGCCCAGTCTTGGGTGAAGTAAATGCCACGGGAGCGATCCTGCTCAATGTAGTTTTCCCGCAGCAGATCGACAAAGCCGAGGGTAACGGCTTTATCCCCTTCGAGCTTACCGACAACAGTACCGGTGTGGATGTGATCACCGCCAGACATCCGCAAGCACTTGGCCAATACCCGGAAGTGTATCCCATGGTTTTTCTGACGGTCAATCACAGCGTGCATGGCGCGGTGAATGTGCAGCAGGATGCCGTTGTCGCGGCACCATTTCGCGAGGGTGGTGTTGGCGGTGAAGCCAGCGGTGAGAAAGTCGTGCATGATGATGGGCATTTCCAGTTCTTTAGCGAACTCTGCCCGTTTCAACATTTCCTCGCAGGTAGGAGCGGTGACGTTCAAATAGTGCCCTTTGATTTCACCGGTTTCTGCTTGGGCTTTGTGAATGGCATCAGCAACAAACAGGAAGCGATCGCGCCAGCGTTGGAAAGGCTGAGAGTTGATGTTTTCGTCATCTTTGGTGAAGTCCAGACCACCGCGCAAGCATTCATAAACGGCGCGGCCATAGTTTTTCGCCGACAGACCCAACTTCGGCTTAATGGTACAGCCCAAGAGCGGACGACCATATTTGTTCAATTTGTCGCGTTCCACTTGGATACCGTGGGGTGGCCCTTGGAAGGTCTTCAGGTAAGCCACAGGAATGCGCAGGTCTTCAAGGCGCAGAGCTTTGAGGGCTTTGAAACCAAACACGTTCCCCACAATGGAGGTCAGCATGTTGGTGACAGAGCCTTCTTCAAAGAGATCCAGCGGGTAGGCAATATAGGCGATGAACTGATTGTCTTCACCCGGCAGGGGCTCGATGTCGTAGCAGCGACCTTTGTAGCGATCCAAGTCGGTCAGCAGGTCGGTCCAGACGGTGGTCCATGTACCTGTCGAGGATTCTGCGGCAACGGCGGCGGCAGCTTCTTCAAAGGGCACGCCTGGCTGCGGGGTGACACGAAAGGCCGCTAGAATGTCGGTATCTTTGGGGGTGTAATCAGGGGTGTAGTAGGTCAGGCGGTAGTCTTTTACCCCTGCCTGATACCCAGCTTTCTGGGATTTGGATTGCGTATAGGCCATAGACGTTTTTCCTCTTTAACAGTTACTGTGCCGAATAGAGCAATCTCTACGGGCAACCTTTGCAATGGGTAGTGTGAACGCTACGATTCCCCGAAAATGGGGCAAAATTGAGCAACGCAAAACTCAGCGAGATGATGCAACCATCCGCAAGCCTGTGATATGGTCGTAGGTCTTATGCTTAGCATCAGCTTAGTTGATGCCCAATGCAATAACTTTTGCTTTGGAGATTCTTAATTATTCTATAGGTTTGGGTTATCAATCTTTAGATTTGTTTATAGGTTTCTAATCAGAGGTGCGCAACTATAGTCTTTTATCTATTCAAAAGACACTGATGATTGCCTGAAACCAATTTAATGCCACTCATGGGGGGCGATCGCTCTATTGTTTTTGAAAAAAAGGGGGTGGAATTTCTATGGGTCCGATCATTCAATGGTATCCTGGCCACATTGCCAAGGCAGAACGTGCCCTCAAGGAACAACTGAAACAGGTGGATCTGATCTTTGAGGTGCGGGATGCACGCATTCCCCTTGCCAGTTGCCATCCCCAAATTCGTCAGTGGGCTAGTGGCAAGCAGCGCCTCTTAGTGCTCAATGGAATGGATAGGATTAGCGATCGCGATCGCCAACAGTGGCTGACATGGTTTGAGACCCAAGGGGAAACAGTTTTTTTCACCAATGCGCAGCGGGGTGAAGGGATTCGCCGACTCGAACAGGCTGCGGTACGGGCGGGGGCGGCCATCAATCAACGCCGTCAACAGCGGGGCATGCAAGTAAGAGCCGTGCGAGCTGTGGTTTTGGGGTTTCCCAATGTGGGCAAATCAGCCCTCATTAATCGCCTCTTGCGGCAGCGGGTGGTTGAGAGTGCAGCGCGTCCGGGGGTGACGCGGCAACTGCGCTGGGTGCGCTTGTCCCCTGCCCTTGAACTCTTGGATGCCCCAGGGGTATTGCCCATGAATTTCAAGAATCAGGAGGCGGCGGTAAAACTGGCCATTTGCGATGACATTGGTCAAGCTGCCTACGATCCCTGTCGGGTGGCACCAATGCTTGTGGATATCATGCAACAGTTGGGGCATGCCGATCGCCTTAGGGAGCGCTACGGTCTGGCCCTTAGCGACACCGGTGAGACCTACCTTTATGACCTTGCTGCTAGCCGCTACCATGGTGACTTGGAACGGGCAGCCAGGCAACTGTTGCAGGACTATCGCCGCGGTTACCTGGGGGCGATCGCCCTTGAGCATCCTCCTCAATCCAGAAACAGCACCATAGCATCGTCCTGATGTAGCTTTATGTAGCTATTTCCAAATCAAGTTTTTATGAAAACACTTATCCTGACTGTGGGCAATCAGCAGGTCAGCTGGCGGTGCCGCAATGGAATTGTTCGCAGTTTTGGGGCGGATGGCCCCCTCAACTGGATGAACTGTATCGGGAATTTGGCGTTGCGCCAGGTTTCCATGATCCTGAGGGAAACTACCGCCACAGGGTGCGCTATTGAAGTGAGATTAATATCGCAATGGCCTTGTTCACCGCAATCAAGGGATCAGCTGTGAAGAGTTGACTCAGTTGGCAGATGTTTCCCCAGCGGCATCCCTCGCAGAAATTCATCAAGGGCTGTTAAATGCCCTGCGCGAACTTCTCAAAAAGCAAATGCGTAAAGAACAAATGCCTGAAAAGGGGTGGCGCGATCGCTCTACGAGTGCGGACTAGGGCAATTGCAATCATCGGAGCCTAGGCAGGAATCTCCACACCAAAGACCTCTTGGAAGACTTTGCCCACCTTGTAGCCGGAGTCAATGGACTCTAGGGGATCCTTGCGCAGTCGGTGCCGCAGACAGAGGACAATCACCCGCGCAATGTCCTCAACGGTGACATCTGTGCGTCCCTCAAAGGCAGCCAAAGCCTTGGCGGCGCGGTTAGTGACAATGTCTCCCCGCAGGCCGTCCACATCCAGCTCAGCACACACTTGGGAAATTTTTACTCGCAGCTCGTGGTCAATGGTGACCTTGGGCAATAGGGCTTGGGCGGCGACTAACTTAGCTTGCAGGGCTTCCTGTTGCGCCTGGTATTTCGCCAAAAAGGCTTCGGGGTTTTGATCAAATTGCGATCGCTGTTCCACAATTTCCACGCGCAGGCTTGGATCCTTGACGGTGCGAATCTCAGCGTGCATGCCAAAGCGATCCAGCAGTTGGGGTCGCAATTCCCCTTCTTCGGGGTTACCAGAGCCAACTAGGACAAAGCGTGCTGGGTGACGAATGGAAATGCCCTCACGCTCAACGGTATTCCAGCCGGAGGCAGCGGCATCCAGTAGGACATCCACTAAGTGATCATCCAGCAGGTTCACCTCATCCACATAGAGAATGCCGCGATTTGCCTTGGCCAAGAGTCCCGGTTCAAAGGCTTTTACTCCCTCAGCAAGGGCTTTTTCAATGTCAATCGTGCCGCACACGCGATCTTCTGTGGCTCCCAGGGGCAGATCCACCATGGGTACTTTTTTCTTGATCGTGTGAATAGGTTCACCGGCTGCTACGGCCACCTTCACGGCATCGCTCATGAGATCGGGATCACTGGGGTGACTATTGAAGGGGTCATCGGCAACCACCTCAATTTCTGGCAGCAAATCTGCCAGGGCACGAATGGTGGTTGATTTGCCCGTGCCGCGATCGCCCATGATCATCACCCCACCAATTTTGGGGTCAATGACATTGAGCAATAATGACAGTTTCATTTCGTCTTGACCGACAATTGCCGCAAAGGGAAAAACCGGCCGACGAGGCACAGCAGTCGGAGTCACAGGCATCACATCGCAAAAACAGCATTGATTATTGTGCCACATTGCGTTTGTGCTGCCACAGCAAAATTTTCCGCAAAATCCTAGCCCTAGGTGGAGAAAGCGTGGTACTCTAAGTAGAGATAACTCAAGAGCTAAGTGCGCTCATTGCCTTTGCTCTGCTCCATCGATCAGGGTTCTCAATTAGCAACAATCGTTGTGAACCAATTTAGACATTCCACACCACTAACAGAAGCAGGGTCTTTGCGTGCCATTCTTGGCTCTAGACCTTGGTTACGAGCGGTTTCTCACGCCCGACTGTCCATTTTGCAACCGTGTTGTTTTTAAGCTGCCTAAGGGAGGTTTCTTTATGTCTGTGCGTTTATATGTGGGCAATCTGCCGCGTGATTTGAGCCGCGAAGAGTTAGAAGCCCTATTTAGCCAAGAAGTGGGCGAAGTGGGTACCACTAAACTGATTACGGATCGTAAGACGGGCAAGTGCCGGGGGTTTGGCTTTGTCACCGTCGAGTCCGAAGAAGTGGCGGATCAAGTGATTGAGAAACTCAACGGCTACACCTTTAAGGACAAT encodes:
- the fabG gene encoding 3-oxoacyl-[acyl-carrier-protein] reductase — translated: MSEAAVAIVTGASRGIGRAIALELAKEGATVVVNYARSVEAALEVVQMIEQQGGTAIAIAADVSVPEQVDALVAKTVETYGRVDVLVNNAGITRDTLLLRMSLEDWQAVINLNLTGVFLCTRAVSKLMLKQKRGRIINIASVAGQMGNPGQANYSAAKAGVIGFSKTVAKELASRGITVNAVAPGFIATEMTAGLKAEEILKFIPLGRYGEPTEVAGMVRFLALDPAAAYITGQVFNVDGGMVMA
- a CDS encoding MgPME-cyclase complex family protein, which codes for MATYYYILASKKFLTEEEPLEEVFRERQRHYREQGKEIDFWLVPEPVFLEQPQFAEQKARCPQPAAAIISTNQQFIQWLKLRLEYVLMGQFTSEEVPNPLASLASV
- a CDS encoding form I ribulose bisphosphate carboxylase large subunit, with product MAYTQSKSQKAGYQAGVKDYRLTYYTPDYTPKDTDILAAFRVTPQPGVPFEEAAAAVAAESSTGTWTTVWTDLLTDLDRYKGRCYDIEPLPGEDNQFIAYIAYPLDLFEEGSVTNMLTSIVGNVFGFKALKALRLEDLRIPVAYLKTFQGPPHGIQVERDKLNKYGRPLLGCTIKPKLGLSAKNYGRAVYECLRGGLDFTKDDENINSQPFQRWRDRFLFVADAIHKAQAETGEIKGHYLNVTAPTCEEMLKRAEFAKELEMPIIMHDFLTAGFTANTTLAKWCRDNGILLHIHRAMHAVIDRQKNHGIHFRVLAKCLRMSGGDHIHTGTVVGKLEGDKAVTLGFVDLLRENYIEQDRSRGIYFTQDWASMPGVMAVASGGIHVWHMPALVDIFGDDAVLQFGGGTLGHPWGNAPGATANRVALEACIQARNEGRDLVREGGDIIREAARWSPELAAACELWKEIKFEFEAQDTI
- a CDS encoding ribulose bisphosphate carboxylase small subunit; this encodes MKTLPKERRYETFSYLPPLSDAQIARQIQYAIDQGYHPCVEFNETSDAETHYWTMWKLPLFNCTNAQEVLNEVQQCRSEYPNCFIRVVAFDNIKQCQVMGFIVYKPNQTNSGYSGYRY
- the ylqF gene encoding ribosome biogenesis GTPase YlqF, producing MGPIIQWYPGHIAKAERALKEQLKQVDLIFEVRDARIPLASCHPQIRQWASGKQRLLVLNGMDRISDRDRQQWLTWFETQGETVFFTNAQRGEGIRRLEQAAVRAGAAINQRRQQRGMQVRAVRAVVLGFPNVGKSALINRLLRQRVVESAARPGVTRQLRWVRLSPALELLDAPGVLPMNFKNQEAAVKLAICDDIGQAAYDPCRVAPMLVDIMQQLGHADRLRERYGLALSDTGETYLYDLAASRYHGDLERAARQLLQDYRRGYLGAIALEHPPQSRNSTIASS
- a CDS encoding WD40 repeat domain-containing protein; this translates as MTLWYLDHYRTEHWLANQESIWTVALDPPAATLVTGGKDGRVKHWRRDGTLLATTPVLDLQGINQVLFSPSGQRVAIATKGGKLVIWNLADQSQQTWQLPIKVPLYTLSMDPQGRYLAAGDEKGTIYLVSLQRPEKIQQRQSAGEIWSLSFHPALPLLASTGSTGTIEVWNFESNRLAYRLSPGAGWLASLEFSANGQFLAAAGESGSVYLWSIHDQNPPSNPRVFRAHQRSIVSLSSES
- a CDS encoding Rpn family recombination-promoting nuclease/putative transposase encodes the protein MRRNSLFYQLFAQLPQTLFDLLGKDIPQGYRFDSVELKQTAFRIDGVFVPPDPAGTVYFCEVQFQRDNTFYERFFAEIFLYLRLYRSTFADWQAVVIYPNRQTEQESFDPYDLLVHSPRLRRVYLNELGSPESLPLSVGLMQLMVLPEAEMPRVARLLAERTQGEAAPKSAVIIELITTIVLYKFTELSREEVLRMLGFTTEELKRTRFYREVYAEARAGRITRGKTRGTRRRTSGRLAAGITTGIATRLTTRITRMQQGQQQGEVLVVLRQLRRRFGSVPSELEERIRHLSPNQLEALAEALLDFTDLEAVFAWLNRSA
- a CDS encoding valine--tRNA ligase is translated as MTNAITLPSQYDPKQTEAKWQQLWESSGVFHADPNHPGKPYCIVIPPPNVTGSLHMGHAFEHALIDVLIRYHRMIGRNVLWLPGTDHASIAVSTILDQQLQAEGTNRFALGREAYLKRAWAWKESSGKTIVGQIRRLGLSVDWSRERFTMDEGLSRAVLTAFNQLYEAGLIYRGKYLVNWCPSSQSAVSDLEVENREVQGHLWHLRYPLTDGSGYLEVATTRPETMLGDTAVAVHPEDDRYRHLIGKTLRLPLMNREIPIIGDPLVDPTFGTGCVKVTPAHDPNDFVMGQRHRLPMINLMNKDGTLNENAGEFAGLDRFVARKQVVARLEAEGFLVRVEDYKHTVPYSDRGKVPIEPLLSTQWFVKIRPLADAALKALDRRHSPRFIPDRWAKVYRDWLVNLRDWCISRQLWWGHQIPAWYVVSETEGEVRDDTPFVVAMNETAARAKAIAQFGEDIELQQDQDVLDTWFSSGLWPFSTLGWPDDTPDYRRYYPNTTLVTGFDIIFFWVARMTMMGQYFTGKIPFRDVYIHGLVRDENNKKMSKSANNGIDPLILIEKYGTDALRYSLVKEVVGAGQDIRLAYNRKTDESATVEAARNFANKLWNASRFVLLNLEGQTPSQLGTPRRQDLTTSDRWILSRYHTAIQTTRERIESYGLGEAAKGLYEFIWGDFCDWYIELVKPRLQGENAKAKRTAQQVLATVLDGTLKLLHPFMPHITEEIWHTLHQVGDSEVLAVQPYPKVNRRAIDPELEAQFSLLIETIRTIRNLRAEAGIKPALYIAALIEASAEEASIFKAGAADIQHLARLESLTIGTGLQIPQQVFSGVVGKSEVLIPLAGVVDLEALVTKLQKEGDRLRKDIQSLTARLNNPNFVNKAQPEVVATAQAQLAAAQQQLAIIEHRLQSLGVDDKSQP
- the rcbX gene encoding RuBisCO chaperone RbcX; translated protein: MDVKHIAKQTTKTLISYLTYQAVRTVIGQLAETDPPRSLWLHQFTSQESVQDGERYLEALFRQQPDLGFRILTVREHLAEMVADYLPEMLRAGIQQANLQQRCQQLERMTQVSEANVEGSNPETPE